A genomic region of Colletotrichum destructivum chromosome 1, complete sequence contains the following coding sequences:
- a CDS encoding Putative signal recognition particle receptor, beta subunit, whose product MADKMSGSLTEFFELIMTPSAPVILIGAAIVLLFPILLHYILIKSTPYTTLPSVLLLGPAGAGKTALLTLFERGDAPASTHTSQRPQTVELTASRDSKTAQSFRNHDDTSGTHTKFLLVDTPGHGKLRNHAMAKLAGAASDKSKLKAILFLVDAAAIGENEVLAPTAAYLYDVLLGLQKRASSSKSSKPPAPIPVLVAANKTDLFTALPAALVKTNLEAEITRIRSSRSKGLLDSGVGIDDIGSEEHDDWLGAYGTEKFTFDQLREFDVDVDVIAGNVTGSGSGPDKWWSWIAQRV is encoded by the coding sequence ATGGCCGACAAGATGAGCGGCTCCTTGACGGAGTTCTTCGAGCTCATCATGACCCCCTCTGCGCCCGTCATCCTTATCGGTGCCGCCATCGTCCTGCTCTTCCCCATCCTCTTGCACTACATCCTGATCAAGTCAACGCCCTACACGACCCTCCCCTCGGTCCTCCTCCTGggccccgccggcgccggcaagacAGCCCTCCTCACCCTCTTCGAGCGCGGCGACGCCCCCGCATCCACGCACACGAGCCAGCGGCCCCAGACAGTCGAGCTGACAGCCTCGCGCGACAGCAAGACGGCCCAGAGCTTCCGCAACCATGATGACACCTCGGGCACCCACACCAAGTTCCTCCTCGTTGACACCCCGGGACACGGCAAGCTGCGCAACCACGCGATGGCcaagctcgccggcgccgcctcggacaagtccaagctcaaggccatcCTGTTCTtggtcgacgccgccgccatcggcgagAACGAGGTCCTCGCGCCCACCGCCGCCTACCTCTAcgatgtcctcctcggtctGCAGAAgcgcgcctcctcgagcaAGTCGTCCAAGCCCCCCGCGCCCATCCCCgtgctcgtcgccgccaacaagaCGGACCTTTTCacggcgctgccggccgcGCTGGTCAAGACGAACCTTGAGGCCGAGATCACCCGGATACGCTCGTCGCGCAGCAAGGGCCTGCTCGACTCGGGagtcggcatcgacgacatcggcTCCGAGGAGCACGACGACTGGCTGGGCGCATACGGCACGGAGAAGTTTACATTTGACCAGCTGCGCGAGTTCGACGTTGATGTCGACGTAATCGCGGGCAACGTTACGGGAAGCGGCTCGGGCCCGGACAAGTGGTGGTCTTGGATTGCGCAGCGGGTATAA
- a CDS encoding Putative CBS domain, cysteine synthase/cystathionine beta-synthase, pyridoxal-phosphate attachment — protein MGDVKSINATRVAVTARSATELIGNTPLVRLNKIPQSLGIEAEIYAKVELFNAGGSVKDRIALRMIEEAERSGRIKPGDTLIEPTSGNTGIGLALVGAIKGYKTIITLPEKMSAEKVSVLRALGATIIRTPTQAAWDSPESHIGVARRLEKEIPNAHILDQYGNLDNPLAHEFGTAEEIWAQTGGAVDAVVAGAGTGGTITGIARGLKKHNKNIKVIAADPHGSILAVPESLNKEHENESYKVEGIGYDFIPEVLDRDLVDKWYKTEDRESFQLARRLIAEEGLLVGGSSGSALAAAFRAIKDLGLGKGHTVVVVLPDSIRSYLSKFADDDWLAANDLLPEVNGLDTHATAGADASKPSNGVSKTAGADPYEGATIRALRLKPVMSVPATSPCSEASEIMRDKGFDQLPVLSATGNRLVGLVTLGNLLSYISSGRATGSSPVSDVMFDFGRLDEVVTDPRQAGEGAGDKARKQKKRNFVEITLDTPLSVLSKFLEWNSAAVVTDKADGAGSLSKPVAVVTKVDLLTWVVNKKA, from the exons ATGGGCGACGTCAAGTCCATCAACGCCACCAGggtcgccgtcaccgcccGGTCGGCCACCGAGCTCATCGGCAACACGCCCCTCGTGCGCCTCAACAAGATCCCCCAGAGTCtgggcatcgaggccgagatctACGCAAAGGTCGAGCTATTTAatgccggcggcagcgtcaaGGACCGTATCGCCCTGCGCATgatcgaggaggccgagaggtCTGGCCGCATCAAGCCCGGCGACACCCTCATCGAGCCCACCAGCGGTAACAC cggcatcggcctggccctcgtcggcgccatcaaGGGCTACaagaccatcatcacccTCCCCGAAAAGATGTCGGCCGAAAAGGTCTCGGTCCTgcgcgccctcggcgccaccATCATCCGCACACCCACCCAGGCCGCCTGGGACAGCCCCGAGTCGCacatcggcgtcgcccgccgcctcgagaaggagatccCCAACGCCCACATCCTCGACCAGTACGGCAACCTCGACAACCCCCTTGCCCACGAGTTCGGcaccgccgaggagatcTGGGCCCAGACCGGcggtgccgtcgacgccgtcgtcgccggcgcaggCACCGGAGGCACTATCACCGGCATCGCCCGCGGCCTCAAGAAGCACAACAAGAACATCAaggtcatcgccgccgacccccACGGCAGCATCCTCGCCGTACCCGAATCCCTCAACAAGGAGCACGAAAACGAGTCCTACAAGGTCGAGGGCATCGGCTACGACTTCATCcccgaggtcctcgaccgcgacctcgtcgacaagtGGTACAAGACCGAGGACCGCGAGTCCTTCCAGCTCGCTCGCCgcctcatcgccgaggagggcctgctcgtcggcggcagctccggctccgccctggccgccgccttccgcgccatcaaggacctcggtctcggcaagggccacaccgtcgtcgtcgtcctaCCCGACAGCATCCGCAGCTACCTCTCCAAgttcgccgacgacgactggctcgccgccaacgacctcctccccgaggtcaacggcctcgacacccacgccaccgccggcgccgacgccagcaAGCCTAGCAACGGCGTCAGCAagaccgccggcgccgaccccTACGAGGGCGCCACCATCCGCGCCCTTCGCCTGAAGCCCGTCATGTCCGTCCCCGCCACGAGCCCGTGTTCCGAGGCCTCCGAGATCATGCGCGACAAGGGCTTCGACCAGCTGCCCGTCCTCTCCGCGACCGGCAACAGGCTCGTCGGTCTCGTGACGCTCGGCAACCTGCTCAGCTACATCTCGTCCGGCCGCGCCACGGGCTCGAGCCCCGTTAGCGACGTCATGTTCGACTttggccgcctcgacgaggttgtcACCGATCCCCGCCAGgctggcgagggcgccggcgacaaggccaggaagcagaagaagcgcaaCTTTGTCGAGATCACCCTCGACACGCCCCTCTCCGTGCTCAGCAAGTTTCTCGAGTGGaacagcgccgccgtcgtcaccgacaaggccgacggcgccggtaGCCTGTCCAAGCccgtggccgtcgtcaccaAGGTCGACCTGCTCACCTGGGTCGTGAACAAGAAGGCCTAA
- a CDS encoding Putative FAD/NAD(P)-binding domain, FAD/NAD(P)-binding domain superfamily — MTAEPTITSSKRTIVILGGSYGGVSTAHYLLKHVLPKLPNHDEYQVALISPSTQALCRPACPRALISDDMFPQDKLFVDILTAFTSYAKTNTFRFVQGTATSVNHDERTVTIALASDHGVETLTYHALVIATGASTPSPLLGLNRDSETLRQSWAEFRKALPKAKSIVIAGGGPAGVETAGELGEHLNGRAGWAKTKLENPRTSITLVTAASQILPALRPSIAQKAEEYLAQVGVTILKGVRVETVSPALAGVGQVAENAVITLDSGKTLEADLYIPATGTRPNTDFVDDSLLLRDRRVDTNPSTLRVDKAGARVYAIGDASSFARPAVHNILSAVPVLCFNIRRDLLLASERPEAAAAKDRLFAEDTRETQLVPIGRSKGVGAAMGYRLPSFGVWMIKGRDYWLWTTGSLWSGSQWVKES, encoded by the coding sequence ATGACGGCAGAGCCTACCATCACATCCTCCAAAAGAACCATCGTCATTCTTGGAGGCTCATATGGCGGCGTTTCGACGGCCCATTACCTCCTTAAGCATGTCCTGCCTAAACTGCCCAACCATGACGAGTACCAAGTCGCTCTCATCAGCCCCTCGACCCAAGCTCTGTGTCGTCCAGCATGTCCTCGGGCGCTGATATCCGACGATATGTTCCCCCAAGACAAGCTCTTCGTCGACATCCTGACCGCATTCACGTCGTACGCCAAGACCAACACGTTCCGGTTCGTTCAAGGGACCGCAACGTCGGTGAACCACGACGAGCGAACCGTGACCATCGCCTTGGCAAGCGACCATGGCGTCGAGACCTTGACCTATCATGCCCTCGTCATCGCTACAGGGGCATCGACGCCTTCGCCTCTCCTCGGTCTCAACCGCGACTCGGAGACCCTGAGGCAGAGCTGGGCCGAGTTTCGAAAGGCTCTGCCAAAAGCCAAgagcatcgtcatcgccggcggggGCCCGGCGGGAGTCGAGACCGCAGGGGAGCTCGGCGAGCATCTTAACGGTCGAGCTGGCTGGGCAAAGACCAAGCTGGAGAACCCGAGAACTTCCATCACACTCGTGACCGCCGCGTCCCAAATTCTCCCTGCCCTTCGCCCGAGCATCGCGCAGAAAGCGGAGGAATACCTCGCTCAAGTTGGAGTTACCATCCTCAAGGGCGTTCGGGTCGAGACTGTTAGCCCGGCCTTGGCGGGAGTCGGTCAAGTCGCGGAGAACGCTGTCATCACCCTCGATAGTGGCAAGACGCTCGAGGCCGATCTCTACATCCCTGCGACGGGGACACGACCAAACACCgacttcgtcgacgacagcctTCTCCTTCGCGACCGCAGGGTGGACACCAACCCCTCGACTCTTCGCGTCGACAAAGCTGGCGCCCGCGTCTACGCCATTGGCGACGCTTCCTCCTTCGCCAGACCCGCCGTTCACAACATCCTGAGCGCTGTCCCGGTCCTGTGCTTCAACATCAGACGCGATCTTCTCCTGGCGTCAGAGAGACCAGAGGCCGCGGCAGCGAAGGACAGGCTGTTCGCTGAGGACACCCGTGAGACCCAGCTGGTTCCGATCGGGAGGAGCAAAGGCGTGGGCGCTGCGATGGGGTACCGGCTACCCAGCTTCGGGGTTTGGATGATCAAGGGAAGGGATTATTGGTTGTGGACGACTGGTAGTCTTTGGAGCGGAAGCCAATGGGTCAAGGAGTCGTGA
- a CDS encoding Putative oxygen oxidoreductase covalent FAD-binding, FAD-binding domain, PCMH-type, which translates to MARIQDFQGMQYSRTGDELEQQDYAFFNQQYATSTYQKDHDMNPDLIVRPKHDEDVIRAVNWARENKVAVAVKSGGHQYSGASSTGGKNIQVDLSNTYKDLMVLRPKEPIADDRALVYIGVSTTMMDLNKYLKHNKLFVPTGQCAYVGVGGHGQTGGYGQLGRSFGLFGDHIRTIRLVCHDGVIRDITKLNDPELFYALLGGSPGNFGIITHYIVEVYKSKSYVGTVAGPNGFKGPHGIKALWIYSKEVLTRLLTTIAEMADDPTFPRGFDLCVSVISTEFPMATLFKELNDASVWDRVQDKIRNALEDKFLKLLNGKFPASIILYAQWCPTSKGDKYDARVDAWFNKFRELKGLLENESLQFGEFDMEMSDMTGQWLFPRAREFDLPYVKRTYATKSTTLGRDNWVSAVVDRIDLIYNPEQYLRGHAGEKAFERFMRCKLSVQIQCFGGAESRFFANRGNGTSYSWRDSSVVQTLDCFHNPDEESRRYALEWQNKNDAVMIGPRSPFSKQDRRVLWGSYGDWNLGDESVWKTYYEDEEKYNRLGRVRARADPNGTFTANPFAVTAAGSKK; encoded by the coding sequence ATGGCTCGCATTCAAGACTTTCAGGGTATGCAATACTCCCGCaccggcgacgagctcgaacAGCAGGATtacgccttcttcaaccagCAGTATGCCACCTCCACCTACCAGAAGGACCACGACATGAACCCGGACCTCATCGTCCGGCCAAAGCATGACGAGGACGTCATCAGGGCCGTCAACTGGGCCCgcgagaacaaggtcgccgtcgccgtcaagaGCGGCGGCCACCAGTACAGCGGCGCCTCCTCTACCGGCGGCAAAAACATCCAGGTCGACCTCAGCAACACCTACAAGGACCTGATGGTCTTGCGACCCAAGGAgcccatcgccgacgacagGGCCCTTGTCTACATCGGCGTCAGCACCACCATGATGGACCTCAACAAGTATCTCAAGCACAACAAGCTCTTCGTCCCGACCGGGCAGTGCGCCtacgtcggcgtcggcggacACGGCCAGACCGGCGGCTACGGGCAGCTCGGTCGCAGCTTCGGCCTCTTCGGCGACCACATCAGGACCATCCGCCTTGTCTGCCACGACGGTGTCATCAGGGACATCACCAAGCTGAACGATCCCGAGCTGTTCtacgccctcctcggcggtaGCCCGGGCAACTTCGGTATCATCACCCACTACATCGTCGAGGTGTACAAATCCAAGAGCTACGTCGGTACCGTTGCCGGACCAAACGGCTTCAAGGGCCCCCACGGTATCAAGGCACTCTGGATCTACTCCAAGGAGGTCCTCACCCGGCTGCTCACCACCATtgccgagatggccgacgacCCAACCTTCCCGCGCGGGTTCGACCTCTGCGTCAGCGTCATCAGCACAGAGTTCCCCATGGCCACCCTGTTCAAGGAGCTCAACGACGCCAGCGTCTGGGATCGCGTCCAGGACAAGATCAGGAACGCCTTGGAGGACAAGTTCCTTAAGCTCCTCAACGGCAAGTTTCCGGCCTCCATCATCCTCTACGCACAGTGGTGCCCGACCAGCAAGGGCGACAAGTACGACGCCCGCGTCGACGCCTGGTTCAACAAGTTCCGGGAGCTCAAGGGCCTGCTGGAGAACGAGAGCCTGCAGTTCGGCGAGTTCGACATGGAAATGTCCGACATGACGGGCCAGTGGCTCTTCCCGCGGGCGCGCGAGTTCGACCTCCCCTACGTCAAGCGCACCTACGCGACCAAGTCGACGACGCTGGGCCGCGACAACTGGGtcagcgccgtcgtcgaccgcaTCGACCTCATCTACAACCCGGAGCAGTACCTCCGCGGCcacgccggcgagaaggcctttGAGCGCTTCATGCGCTGCAAGCTCTCGGTGCAGATCCAGtgcttcggcggcgccgagtcgCGCTTCTTCGCCAACAGGGGCAACGGCACCTCGTACAGCTGGCGGGACTCGTCCGTCGTCCAGACGCTGGACTGCTTCCACAACCCGGACGAGGAGTCCAGGCGGTACGCCCTGGAGTGGCAGAACAAGAACGACGCTGTCATGATCGGGCCGCGCAGCCCGTTCAGCAAGCAGGACAGACGGGTCCTCTGGGGGTCCTACGGGGACTGGAACCTGGGCGACGAGAGTGTGTGGAAGACGTActacgaggacgaggagaagtACAACAGACTTGGGAGGGTCAGGGCCAGGGCCGACCCCAACGGCACCTTTACGGCAAACCCATTTGCTGTCACCGCGGCTGGTAGCAAGAAGTGA
- a CDS encoding Putative peptidase S53, activation domain, Sedolisin domain, peptidase S8/S53 domain superfamily has protein sequence MLPLLVSIISLALSVIPIHASQLGLVQVEYARAPPSQWTRSRPADPDHLFSLSIALDKSRQVEEALYSVSTPGHELYGKHLSQFEAQSLLNPDSEALDAVVSWLVEHGNADAAAINIDGHWIRLKTTVRDANMLLDADFAWFQHAGSGKEVLRTLKYSLPLDLKRSISLITPTTRFCSHPMMHQAPASSAPPEEQIPGGEELRKHKRSLAGSSPKLLYTLQADAAPPPLSQSAQVDPTCNRSVTPSCIRALYNVPAGLTASPARGIGVYASQNQVAKFADFALFAKKVDPPSTGVNFSFLSINGGTIDQNQNKLSNAELNFDIQYTASLSNPVPNIELSVAGDGPIKLELGGQPGDTTEPWLIWLDAMLKLPDDQLPHTITTSFGENEQSLPDGYVQQVCNQFGALGARGVTMFAASGDSGPGNTCVTNDGTKSTRFNAVFPASCPFVTGVGGVRGVAPERASDFSSGGFSDKFARPAYQEQAVPAYLKNAIGGRFEGLFNTSGRGFPDVSAQSFNLTFVNEGQLSGFQGTSAAAPIWAGMVGSVNAALIQAGKPPMGFINPWLYGAGLQALNDVAAGQSVGCTGTTGFGTKKFPPEFEAKIVPDASWPSVAGWDAVSGLGTPDIGKMLALRMAM, from the coding sequence ATGTTGCCTCTCCTGGTTTCGATCATTTCCCTTGCCCTCTCTGTCATCCCTATCCACGCATCGCAGCTTGGCTTAGTACAAGTGGAATATGCGAGAGCGCCGCCATCTCAATGGACGCGTTCTCGCCCCGCGGATCCCGACCATCTGTTCAGTCTCTCTATTGCTCTCGACAAGAGCCGCCAGGTAGAGGAGGCGCTCTACAGCGTATCGACGCCTGGTCACGAACTTTACGGCAAGCACCTGTCACAATTTGAGGCACAGTCACTGCTCAACCCAGACAGCGAAGCCCTTGACGCCGTAGTGAGCTGGCTTGTCGAACACGGAAACGCAGATGCGGCAGCCATCAACATCGATGGCCACTGGATCCGGCTTAAGACGACGGTGAGGGATGCCAACATGCTTCTTGACGCTGACTTTGCATGGTTCCAGCATGCGGGCAGCGGCAAAGAGGTTTTGAGAACGTTGAAGTACTCACTGCCGCTGGATCTGAAACGCAGCATCTCGTTGATAACCCCCACAACGAGGTTCTGTTCGCATCCCATGATGCACCAAGCGCCTGCATCTTCCGCTCCTCCGGAAGAGCAAatccccggcggcgaggagcttcGGAAACACAAGAGGTCGCTTGCAGGGTCGAGCCCAAAGCTTCTGTACACGCTGCAGGCGGACGCTGCGCCTCCACCACTGTCCCAGTCTGCCCAAGTCGATCCCACGTGTAACAGAAGCGTCACGCCCAGCTGCATCAGGGCGCTCTACAACGTCCCCGCAGGCTTGACGGCCAGCCCGGCTCGTGGCATCGGGGTCTACGCCTCCCAGAACCAGGTCGCCAAGTTCGCCGATTTCGCACTATTCGCCAAGAAAGTTGACCCGCCATCGACGGGTGTCAACTTTTCCTTTCTCAGCATCAATGGCGGGACAATCGACCAGAACCAGAACAAGCTCTCCAACGCCGAGCTGAACTTTGACATACAATACACTGCTTCCTTGTCCAACCCGGTCCCCAACATTGAGCTCTCTGTCGCGGGAGACGGACCGATCAAGCTGGAGCTGGGAGGCCAGCCGGGAGACACGACGGAGCCCTGGCTCATATGGCTGGACGCCATGCTCAAGCTACCGGACGACCAGCTCCCGCACACCATCACGACGAGCTTCGGCGAGAACGAGCAGTCCCTGCCGGACGGGTACGTCCAGCAGGTCTGCAACCAGTTCGGTGCCCTCGGCGCTCGGGGTGTCACCATGTTCGCAGCGTCGGGCGACTCCGGGCCGGGCAACACGTGCGTCACGAACGACGGCACAAAGAGCACGCGATTCAACGCCGTGTTCCCGGCGTCGTGCCCTTTCGTCAcgggcgtcggcggtgtTCGGGGCGTGGCGCCGGAGCGCGCGAGCGACTTCTCGAGCGGCGGCTTCTCGGACAAGTTCGCCCGGCCGGCGTACCAAGAGCAGGCCGTCCCGGCGTACCTCAAGaacgccatcggcggccgGTTCGAGGGCCTGTTCAACACGTCGGGTCGCGGGTTCCCGGACGTCAGCGCGCAGAGCTTCAACCTCACGTTCGTCAACGAGGGCCAGCTGTCCGGGTTCCAGGGGAcgagcgccgcggcgccTATCTGGGCGGGCATGGTCGGCTCCGTCAACGCGGCGCTCATCCAGGCCGGGAAGCCGCCGATGGGGTTCATCAACCCGTGGCTGTACGGCGCCGGGCTGCAGGCCCTCAACGACGTGGCGGCCGGTCAGTCTGTGGGATGTACCGGGACGACCGGGTTCGGGACGAAGAAGTTCCCGCCCGAGTTCGAGGCCAAGATCGTGCCCGACGCGAGCTGGCCGTCTGTTGCGGGATGGGACGCCGTTTCAGGACTCGGCACGCCTGATATCGGCAAGATGCTGGCGCTAAGGATGGCCATGTGA
- a CDS encoding Putative cytochrome P450, producing MDKTVGFGPLYSSILFVPAPITTMLRVHDSLTWLQREYSIFIPPILAVTLLILVVMSILEYFKPVGMRKAKNGKQPLLPPGPPTRPLFGNLLQFKDSKGDPFHKALLSLREYGEMTTLHLGSKTLVFLNSNRVVSEIIAKRGSRTNERSPMPISNTIVGYGRKSLLLPQDQWTEPRRVMHSLLSGTALRQYGAWQELESTQMMAEYVIRPGAWYRHHYRYANSVIHRIALGERLVKTPEELVEMQNAVTFFVGSIGSSVIDWFPDLDKLPRFLQFWRPRWEALGQWNLDLYSRWYNPIKNKVENGTAPPSFVRDVLLHPDTKYKGDDIDAMYVAMQLIEAGSDTTREALNIMTMAALEHPEVFQRAREEVDRVCGIDEEARLPTLADMNDLRYICAMAKEILRWRPIFPIIPDHTASQDIEFEGYYFPAGTGFTVNGPAVSRDCDEPEEFKPERWLDGHETDIAHGLWAFGGGRRICVGYRLAQRSMFLTIARLVQCVDYRANGPYNSFVLNLEATDEPFPVKVTMRSALYEALILREAEAAGVLEEARLFKD from the exons ATGGACAAAACAGTTGGGTTTGGTCCATTGTATTCAAGCATACTATTCGTTCCGGCGCCCATCACGACAATGCTTCGTGTACATGACAGCCTGACATGGCTCCAACGAGAGTATTCTATTTTCATCCCGCCGATATTGGCTGTTACGCTATTGATCCTTGTGGTTATGTCCATCCTCGAATACTTCAAGCCAGTGGGTATGAGGAAGGCAAAGAATGGGAAACaaccccttctccctcccgGTCCGCCAACGCGCCCCTTATTCGGCAATCTCCTCCAATTCAAAGATAGCAAGGGCGATCCGTTTCACAAAGCC TTACTCTCCCTACGAGAATATGGCGAAATGACGACCCTCCACCTCGGCTCCAAAACTTTGGTCTTCCTCAACAGCAACCGTGTCGTGTCCGAAATCATCGCTAAAAGAGGCAGCCGAACCAACGAGCGCTCCCCGATGCCCATTTCCAACACCATCGTCGGCTATGGCCGCAAGTCGCTCCTCCTGCCCCAAGATCAATGGACGGAGCCTCGGCGTGTGATGCACAGCCTGCTCAGCGGCACGGCGCTCCGACAATACGGCGCCTGGCAGGAGCTTGAGAGCACGCAGATGATGGCCGAGTACGTCATCAGGCCGGGCGCGTGGTACAGGCATCACTACCGGTACGCCAACTCGGTGATCCACCGCATCGCCCTGGGCGAGCGGCTGGTGAAGacgcccgaggagctcgtgGAGATGCAGAATGCCGTGACCTTTTTCGTCGGGAGCATCGGCAGCAGCGTCATTGACTGGTTCCCGGATCTGGACAAGCTGCCGCGGTTCCTGCAGTTCTGGAGGCCTCGCTGGGAGGCGTTGGGCCAGTGGAACCTTGACCTGTACAGCAGATGGTACAACCCTATCAAGAACAAGGTCGAGAACGGCACGGCCCCTCCGTCGTTCGTCCGCGACGTGTTGTTGCATCCTGACACGAAGTacaagggcgacgacatcGATGCGATGTACGTCGCCATGCAGCTCATCGAGGCCGGGAGCGACACGACGAGGGAGGCGTTGAACATCATGACTATGGCGGCGCTGGAGCACCCCGAAGTGTTTCAAAGAGCCCGGGAAGAGGTGGACAGAGTCTGTGGTATCGACGAAGAGGCGAGACTACCGACTCTGGCTGACATGAACGACTTGAGGTACATCTGTgccatggccaaggagaTCTTGCGCTGGCGACCCATcttccccatcatccccgaTCACACGGCTTCGCAGGATATCGAGTTTGAGGGCTATTATTTCCCGGCCGGCACCGGCTTCACCGTCAACGGACCGGCTGTGAGCCGTGACTGTGATGAACCCGAGGAGTTCAAGCCTGAGCGGTGGCTGGACGGGCACGAGACGGACATTGCGCACGGCTTGTGGGCTTTTGGCGGTGGCCGTCGGATTTGTGTGGGTTACCGCCTGGCCCAGCGCAGCATGTTTCTCACCATTGCCAGATTGGTCCAGTGTGTTGACTACAGAGCC AATGGCCCCTACAACAGCTTTGTCTTGAACTTGGAGGCGACGGACGAGCCGTTCCCTGTCAAAGTCACGATGCGCAGTGCCCTTTATGAAGCGCTCATACTGCGTGAAGCGGAGGCAGCTGGGGTTCTGGAGGAAGCGAGATTGTTCAAAGATTGA